The Chthonomonas sp. genome segment CGCAAGGCGCTAATCCGCGCTTCCTGAGCGACGAATCCTGGGTGCCGAAAGCGCCGGTCAAGGGCGTGATTCAACATCAAGGCGCGGCGGAAACCGTGCGCCGCATCCCGGCGGGCGTGGTCGGTCAAGCCGTCGTTGATCTGGGCGGTGGCCGCAAAACCAAGGACGCGAAAATCAATCACGCGGTGGGCATCGAGTGCCATATTCGGGTGGGCGACCTCGTTCAACCTGGACAAGCGCTGTTCACGATTCACGCCAGCGACGAGAACTCCGCCATCGCCGCGCGCAACGCGATTTTGCCCGCTATCGAATGGTCCACGAGTCCGGTGATGCCGCGACCGTTGGTTCTGGGCTAGTTCAAAAACCGCCGAATTACGGCGCGGTCGCGTCGCCACACGTTGCTGTAGCCGACGCCGCCCTTGATCGCCTCGATGGTTTTGCCGCCGCCGACATAGATCGCCACGTGCTTCGGGCTCGGGTACACGAGCACATCGCCAAAGCGAAGTTCGTCCACCACCACTTGCCCAAACGCGACCTGCCCCATATCCTGACTGTGGCGCGGCAGGTTGATGCCGAATCGGGCGAAAACGCCCTTCACAAATCCACTGCAATCCGCGCCGTCTTTGGTGTTGCCGCCCCACACGTAAGGCGTTCCGATCCAGCTTTCGGCCTCCGCGAGCAAGTCGCGTAACGCGGGAGTGTAGGGTTGGTCAAACGGACTTTGCTGGTTGACGCGCGCGAACAGATCTGTCCCGAGCGTGGCGTTGATCTTATGCAATCCGATGACCGGCACGCGCTGCGCGAGTGTGCCCAGCGACGGCCCGCCGTTCAAAATCTGCATCGGGTCGGTGTCAGTGGGACCCTGCACGCGAGTGAACTGCGCCACCGGCCGCGAATTGAACACGCGGTAAATGCGCGTGTCCGGCGACAGCTCAAGCGTGTCGCGGCGAACCCGGCCAAAGTCGGCGTAGGCGACCTCGCCATCGCCGATATAGACCCGCGGCTGGCCTCGCCGAACCAGAATGTCGCCCACCTGCAGGTCCGTCGTGATGCTCTTCGCGACCTTTTGCAGGGTCTTTTCGCGATCGGTGAGTTTGGTCGTCGCGCCGAGGGAGGCGACTTGCGCCTGCGTCCAATCCCACGCGTTCGCCGTGGTAGTGCGGGCGTTAATCGCGTTCTCGCGGAGTCGCAATTCGTCGGCGGAAAGCTCAGGTTGGCGAGTGCCAGCCGCGTAGCGAACGAAACCGTTGTCGGTAGTCGTGTCGAGCTGCTCAGGCGCAATGCGTTTGATAAAGTCGCCGTGCAGCAGCCACAGCCCGTCGTCGTCCGCGCTCAGTATCTTGAACGGCGCGGTGGGCTTCTTCTTCGGCAGATACACATCCACCGCACCGGCCTCGACGCTGCCGCAAAAAATGCGCGCGCCGTCGGTCCACCACAGGTTCGCGCCGGAACTCGTGAGACTCTTGTTGTAGTTGGGCGAAATCCGCAGCGGAATCTCTTGCGGCATCCAGCTTTTCGCACGCAGAGGCACCGCCAGCGCCAGACGATCTTCCAGGGCAATGAGCCCATCTGGGCTCAAAATCAGGTTGCCGGGGTCGCATGCACCAAAGGCTTCGTCCACATCTTTGCGTCCCAACTTAAACTTGACGCGCGGGCCATTGGCGGGTCGAAACTCGACGAGCGAGCGGGTGTATGTGCCGAGGGTTTTGTAGTCGCGCCCGGTGCTGCTCCAACCGGTGATGCTGGCGATGTCGCGGATCGGCGTGGAATCGTTTTGGCGGCGACCATAGCGGCGAATCACGACCAGCTGCCCCTCGCCCTTGCCGTCGCGAGTCGTAAACCAGTTGCTCAGCACGGTGCCTTGCTGGGCGGCCTCGGCTACGTCCTTCGGCAGCACGTCCTCGGGCATCTTCACGGTCAGCTTGTCGGGGGCGATGAACCTCAGCTGGGCATCGCCTTGCACGAGCACTTGCCCTTGCCAGGTGCTCAGCCGGCGGGGCGCTTCGGTGAGGTTCGCCGCGACTTTGGTCGGCGTCTTCACCCCCGAGCGGGCGGTGAACACGTCGTTGCCTTCGCCGGTGATCCACCAGATGCGGTTGCCTTCCCACACCACGTCGGTCGGCGCGGGGCCGGGGCTGGGGATGTAGAGGATCGGCGATTCCGAGCCGAGATCGTAGACGGCGGCACCGCCCGAGCGGAGCCCGACCAGCAATTTGCCGCGCTGCACCTTGACCACGCTCGCCTTCAGGTCTTGCCAACGAGGCATCTTCGCCACGGCCACACCGCCGAAAACGAGAGCCAGAGACAGGGCAAAACCGCGCATACCTTTTATTTTGACCCGGTAAATCTACGATTCATAGCCCAAATGCGCATAATTAACCCGTGTTTCCCGCCTGGACATGGATAGTCGGACTCTTCATCGGGGCATCGATCGGCAGTTTTCTCAACGCGCTGATCTATCGCATGCCACGCGGGCTCAGTATCTCCGAACCCAAAAACAGCTTTTGCCCGCGGTGCCGAGCGCGGCTCACGGTCCTCGATCTGTTCCCGCTTTTGAGCTGGCTGTTCCTTCGCGGAAAGTGCCGCCATTGTCACGCGCCGATTTCCAGCCGATACTTCTTTATTGAGCTGTTCAACGGAATCCTGTTCGCGGCGATTTGGTACCAATGCCTCGTACTCCGCGAAGATC includes the following:
- a CDS encoding C40 family peptidase, giving the protein MRGFALSLALVFGGVAVAKMPRWQDLKASVVKVQRGKLLVGLRSGGAAVYDLGSESPILYIPSPGPAPTDVVWEGNRIWWITGEGNDVFTARSGVKTPTKVAANLTEAPRRLSTWQGQVLVQGDAQLRFIAPDKLTVKMPEDVLPKDVAEAAQQGTVLSNWFTTRDGKGEGQLVVIRRYGRRQNDSTPIRDIASITGWSSTGRDYKTLGTYTRSLVEFRPANGPRVKFKLGRKDVDEAFGACDPGNLILSPDGLIALEDRLALAVPLRAKSWMPQEIPLRISPNYNKSLTSSGANLWWTDGARIFCGSVEAGAVDVYLPKKKPTAPFKILSADDDGLWLLHGDFIKRIAPEQLDTTTDNGFVRYAAGTRQPELSADELRLRENAINARTTTANAWDWTQAQVASLGATTKLTDREKTLQKVAKSITTDLQVGDILVRRGQPRVYIGDGEVAYADFGRVRRDTLELSPDTRIYRVFNSRPVAQFTRVQGPTDTDPMQILNGGPSLGTLAQRVPVIGLHKINATLGTDLFARVNQQSPFDQPYTPALRDLLAEAESWIGTPYVWGGNTKDGADCSGFVKGVFARFGINLPRHSQDMGQVAFGQVVVDELRFGDVLVYPSPKHVAIYVGGGKTIEAIKGGVGYSNVWRRDRAVIRRFLN